The Apodemus sylvaticus chromosome 4, mApoSyl1.1, whole genome shotgun sequence nucleotide sequence TGAAGCCCCGTGGTTAAGGTAAGCTGGCGCCCTAATGCTGTGCGTCACAGCGGCGTCGCTCATTCACGGTTCCTATTGCCACACCTTGCGCTGCTCTCCTCACATCTTCCCGGTACTACGTGATTGTTCTGTTATTCCCCTCAGGAGGTAGAGGTCCATATCTGTTCTTCTTCTGCTTGTGCTGAaggcttatttatattttatttttactgaagatgtatgtatgtgttttaaatttatatcaatattttattagtatttagtattttatCTAAGGGTTTGCTTGCAGGTATGAAAGTGTAGCACCTGTGTGCAGtcaccacagaggccagagggggaCATCAGGTCCTtgggacctggagttacaggtggttgtgagccatgtggggTGGTAGGATAACacctaggtcctctgaaaaaAACAGTGTCCtatctctcccacctctctctctctctctctctctctctctctctctctctgtgtgtgtgtgtgtgtgtgtgtgtgtgtgtaggtgtatggaGACTAGAGGTCAACATCAGGACTTTCCATTTTTCTCCATGTTTTTTGAGATATGCCCTCTCACTGAGCCCGGAGCTCACAATCGACCAGCCTGGGCGGCTGGCAGGCGCCAGGGGTCCACTTGTCTTTACctagccacccccacccccacccaggtggtgttgcaggcatgtgccaccacgcctggcatcTGTGTGCTTGCTAAAGATCTGAACACGGGTCTTCGGGCTTGCATGGCCTGCATTTTACCAAGCAACTCATCCCCCAGCCCCACTTGTCATGTTACCTGGTGTGTTAATTTCACTTTGTGTGTGTACTTGCTCGTGTGAGTGTTTATGGGGATGCAGTTGTGTGTGTACGAAGACCAGAGGGCGACaacaggtgtcttcctcagtcattttctacttcatttttttcccctagcaattgttttattttgattttgtaggACTGGGGAGTGTACTTGGACCCTTGGGCACTCAGCACGCAATCTGCCACTGGGGCTCCCAAGCCTTTTGCACAGGGTCACCCCCACTTAGTGGGACTTGGTACCATGCAGGCACAAAATCCagctttttttgctttgtttttatttacaaagcaagacaggaaatctAAATCAATGCATTTGTAATCTAGTGATACAGAAGGTAAGAGAAAGATGTGGAAATTCCAAAGACATAAGTATTGACTTGGTCAAGCACATCCTTATGGATACCTTGTTCTGCGTATGTGCACATAGGATTCACTATGCAGAGTGTTGATCACTCTGTCTTTTCAAAGGAGGTGTACATCATGTTTATTGCTCCATATTTTAGTCAGTGACATGAAGAAATCATGGGAAACAAAATTTCAAGTAATGAGCGAACATACCCTGTTGAATGCTGGAGCTATAATTTCACCCCAAAGGTTTCCTAATGAtagacttttaaagatttatttatttattttatatatgtgagtgaagctgtcttcagacacaccagaagaggacatcggatccctttacagatggttgtgagtcaccatgtggttgctgggaattgaactctgcacctctggtagagcagtcagtgttcttaactgctgagccatctctccaacccaatgATAGACTTTTAAATCGTGGGTTGTTTTTGTATTATAAAGGACCCACATTGTTTTTGGATTAATTTTTGTAGGATAAATTGGTAACAGTGGTGTTGCTTGTGTTGGACAGTCTAGAAATCCTGCTTACAATACATTCAGAGAACACGTGAGACCTGCTCTCCGAGTGCAGCATATCGGCCAGGTTATGGAATCAGTTGGAGATTCCAGTGATGAATGAGTGGATAAAGCAAAGTGGTAATCTACAAGACGGAATGTTATTCAGTTATCAAAGGTTAGAATCCTGGCATTTGATGCAAcataaatggaataaaatgagCCCAGCACAAACTCAGAGATTTCATGCTCTTGTTTGTTTAGCTTCCatcattctttctttatttttctttccatctttctttttacttttaattttgaaacaaggtctctctctaAGTcacttaggctggccttgaacttgtgatcttcttgCCAAATCCTCCCAAGTAGCTAGGATTACAGTTACTCGTGTAAAGTGAGTGGTGGTGTTTGAAAATGATTCCTGGGTCTGTTTTAACCTGGGTCTTGATGTGCACCTCTGGATGGGGGTCTATTTGTGTGCATTAAATAAATGACCGTTTGACATCAGCTGACATGTTGGGGTGGGGGACACTCACCCCGCCCTTGCTCCATCTTGTAGATCCTGTGCCTTCTGAACCTCTCTGCGGCTGTGGATGGCCCCGGCGGTCCTGACTACCCTTCCCAATAGGATGTCGCTGAGATCCCTCAAATGGAGCCTcctgctgctgtccctgctgaGCTTCCTGGTGATGTGGTACCTCAGCCTTCCCCACTACAATGTGATCGAGCGTGTGAACTGGATGTACTTCTATGAGTATGAGCCAATTTACAGACAAGACTTCCGCTTCACGCTCCGGGAACATTCGAACTGCTCTCATCAGAACCCATTCCTGGTCATCCTGGTGACCTCGCGCCCCTCAGATGTGAAAGCCAGACAAGCCATTAGGGTCACTTGGGGTGAGAAAAAGTCCTGGTGGGGATACGAGGTCCTCACGTTTTTCTTACTAGGCCAGCAGGCTGAAAGGGAAGACAACACTTTAGCATTGTCCTTGGAGGACGAACACGTTCTCTATGGCGATATTATACGGCAAGACTTTTTAGATACATATAATAACTTGACCTTGAAAACTATTATGGCTTTCAGATGGGTAATTGAATTTTGCCCCAATGCCAAGTATGTCATGAAAACAGACACCGATGTTTTCATCAACACTGGCAATTTAGTCAAGTATCTTTTAAACCTAAACCACTCGGAGAAGTTTTTCACAGGTTATCCTCTAATTGATAACTATTCCTATAGAGGATTTTTCCATAAAAACCACATTTCATACCAAGAGTACCCTTTCAAGGTGTTCCCTCCCTACTGCAGTGGACTGGGCTACATCATGTCGGGTGACCTGGTGCCCAGGATCTACGAGATGATGAGTCATGTGAAACCCATCAAGTTTGAGGACGTCTATGTCGGCATCTGTCTGAGTTTGTTAAAAGTGGACATTCATGTTCCAGAAGACAcaaatcttttctttctgttcagaaTACACCTGGATGTATGTCAGCTCCGACGCGTGATTGCAGCCCATGGCTTCTCTTCCAAGGAGATCATCACATTTTGGCAGGTCATGCTGAGGAACACCACGTGCCATTATTAAGCCCATACTTCATCCATCGAGAGAAGGGCGAAAGGACACTTGGGAGAGCGGGTCAGAGTTAGTCTGGAAGTGAGCGTGCTGGCTTGTGGGGACTGAAGCTCACGGAGCATGGTCGGACAGGAGCTTCAAGGCCTGGACTTAGTGTTTGGCTCCACAGGATTTAACTCGGATCCTTTAAAGGTGATAGAGAAATCCAGCATAACTCACAGGAGCGATCTGCTAAGAATCAAAGGGTCAGACAGTCTGATGACTCAGGCTGGAGATTAGAGATTCTAATTCCCCGAAAGCAAACTAACTAGTCCACAGCCAGAAAACTGTGGAGTTGTATTTATTAGATAGTCTAGTCACATAATGGTTCAGTGTGTATTTTAGGTGGTTAttattaaaagatatatatatttcCTGTAAAAAGCTTTACTAAAATTACATTGAAAATAATTCAtttgtgttgttttcatttgcaagaTATTCAATGATGTGGTACTTCAGAGTTATCAAATCAaaattatttaatgttatttcagttttctaagtGTTTAAAGGTTATGGTGGTTTCAGTATTCTGTGGTGAATGCCTTTCACATCTGAGCTTTGTTTTATTCACTCTGCTGATCAGTTTAAGTTTGAAAGTCCCATTAATGTGACATCATAGGTTATTACTGACTGTCCGTAATCTGTTGAACTCTGTTGTACTGTAAACATATGGAGAATTAAAGCAAGATaatttgagctttgtgcagttttttaaaaatgtagtcaGTGTTTCTGGATGTCACTTCGTCTGTCTCATTATCCTCCAAAGAATTTGGGAATAATAGAGAATTCCAGGCAGAGCATTTCCTAAAGGcactgaaggcagagacagtCTTAGCATTTCCTACAGCTGTGTGTAAGGTggaaagggaaggcaggagaTCCAGGTTGTATTGTTAACCCAGCCAGTGTGTGTTTTCTACTGAGTAATCAATTTGTGaataaaggattttaaaaaaCGAAGAAAGGCCACTTGTGTCGTTACCAGCTCACCATGGAGACGGGAGTCACCATGGAGACGGGAGTCTGACGCGTAGCCTGATTGAAACCTGTGCTTTTGCAGTGCTGGTGCTGCCTTGTGAAGTTCCTAAAAGGGAAAGAGGATTCCTCATCCCCAGACTCCAGGGATTATGCAGCTTTCTCTTAAGAGTTGGTTAAGAACAGGTAAATTCTTTCTTACTAATTATCTGGCAGTAAGTGTCCAAACCTTCCTCAAAAAAATACATCCCCAGGAACGGCAGTCAGGTCTTGTGATCTCTGATTTCTAATGCCATCTGGAAACTGCAGTGGTGTGAGGGTCCCTAGAATGAGCATGTGACCGCCTCTGTTAGAGTCATCAGTCTATGCCTATCCAACAGACAAGTGGCTTTCTTTAAAACTGATAGAGGTAGTAGtggtttttgatgttgttgttgttgttgttttatgagtGTATTTGATAAGTTTTTAGAGAGGTTTGGGATGTTAAGagatcaaaagaaaaattttaatagagtccttttaaaaataaaataaattattctgcAGTCTAAGTTTCAGAAAAGCCAGAACTAGAGTTGAGtccaaataaagatttttttccctaaagatcTGTAAAATGATTATGAAAGATGGCCAGATCTATTAAGCATGTGTTGATTGCATGTTTCATAACTTTAAGCTTTTTgggtaataaataaattattaaagccACAacctctgggctggtgagatggttctgTAAGTCACGGCACTTGACActgagcctgatgacctgaatttgatccttaGGACCCACATGAcggaagagaaaactgactcctgcgGGAGTGGTATTTTGACCTTCACATGTGTGTcatgacacacacatatcccCTGAGACCTTCTCAATAAATACAtgttcaaaaaccaaacaaaaccaccaTACCACCATCTCTGCAGGCTATCTGAACCAACAGCTTTTAAAACTTCCACGAAAGAAAGGTTTAATGCTAGACCGTGCCCTTTGACTGGCTGGCTGTGTAGCCGCCTCACCATTCAGGAGTTATGCCTGCctttctgtctcctgtgtttATCCACCAGCACCGCTCCTGACTCCTGGCACACTGGTTAGCTCAGGTGAGCTGCTGCAGTTGCTCCCAAGGCTCAGAAGTGCAACTGAAGATCGCGGTGTGTACTTTATTTCACATTGCTTGCCAGCAGTTGCCTAGTTCCCTATGCCAAGTGTCTTCTCATGCCAGGCACAGGTTCACGGGCAGTGGCCATCTGAAACATAGCATTGTTACAGAGAAcaggcaaaagaaataaaagacattacTGGTGGAAATGGTAAGTTGGGCACAGTGAAGAAGCTTCTATCAAGATAGCTCCAcggttgggggaagggttttgtTGTAGATGACTGAGAGAATAGCCACAGTCATCTGGGGGAGTCAGCCATAGCTACCTctcagggacagagagaagacCAGAGAGGAAAGGCAGGGAGAGGTAATCGCCAGGGCTGAGGGAGCAGAGAAGTTGGAAAAATGGCGGGTGACCTGCCAGTTGTCCAGGGTTATGCTGCCATGGGTGGAGGCCAGCTTAGCTGGGAGAGCCTGGGAACTTGCACAGGGCTCTGATCTCTGAGGGCTTGTTTGAGTTCacagagaacttgctgctctttctgGAAGTCAGAGGGATGTGACTGAGAGCTGATAAAAAAGTAATGGCTTTCCTTGACAAGCAGAAACCCATTTTACAAGGAATGCTGAGTGTTTATGGGGTCAGAGTCCAGCCTGAGCTGGGCCCAGATGGCAATCTTGGGGCAGTGGAACCTGACGgggataaaacactgtgaccaagagCAGCTGGGGGGAGTAAAGGGGTTTTCTCATCTTactatgctagggcagtggttccCCACTTTTCTAAAGCTACAACCCCTTAATAAGTTTAAATCTCATGTTGTCATAACCCCCTCAAATATAAActtattgttacttcataactgtaattctttACTGTTACTTTCttatagtgtaaatatctgaaatgcagatggttttaggtgacccttgtgaaagggtcataCCAACCTAAAGGGTCATGAACCATTGGTTAAGAAGCACTGCTTTCCGGTCATAAttactgagagaagtcagggcaggagctcaaggcaggaactgagcaGAAGCCAtgaacaatgtttttttttcccttctcctcttcagCCTTCTTTCCAAACCACCCAGGGGTGGCATCGTCCACAACTGATGGGCCCTCCAAcgtcaaccattaatcaagaaaatgcccaaaaGCTTGCCCTACAGGCCAGTCTaaaggaggcatttcctcaaaggaggcttCCACCTCAGATcaactagcttgtgtcaagctgacaggaACTTAACTGGCACACAGGAAttggtttgtttttcagtttttctttttcgttcttttctttttttctttctttcttttttttttgtttttttgtttttttgtttttttggatttgattttttcgagacaggctttctctgtatagtcctggctgtcctggaactcactctgtagaccaggctggcctcaaactcagaaatccgcctgcctctgcctctcaagtgctgggattaaaggtgtgcaccaccaccgccccatgtttttttagtttttcaaagcagggtttctctgtgcagtcctggctgtcctggaactctgtagatgaggctggcctcaaattcacagaactctgcccctctgccccctgcccctctgcccctctgcccctctgccttcagagtgctggaattaaaggtgtgcaccaccaccgcctggtgtaCAGAAACTTAATGTGCGGTTGATACATAATCCTGCTTCCAATCTGTCCTCTGACCACTGCTGGCCTTTGATGATAAGGGCTCTGGGGATTGTAGAG carries:
- the B3galnt1 gene encoding UDP-GalNAc:beta-1,3-N-acetylgalactosaminyltransferase 1; the protein is MAPAVLTTLPNRMSLRSLKWSLLLLSLLSFLVMWYLSLPHYNVIERVNWMYFYEYEPIYRQDFRFTLREHSNCSHQNPFLVILVTSRPSDVKARQAIRVTWGEKKSWWGYEVLTFFLLGQQAEREDNTLALSLEDEHVLYGDIIRQDFLDTYNNLTLKTIMAFRWVIEFCPNAKYVMKTDTDVFINTGNLVKYLLNLNHSEKFFTGYPLIDNYSYRGFFHKNHISYQEYPFKVFPPYCSGLGYIMSGDLVPRIYEMMSHVKPIKFEDVYVGICLSLLKVDIHVPEDTNLFFLFRIHLDVCQLRRVIAAHGFSSKEIITFWQVMLRNTTCHY